One Pseudomonas sp. C27(2019) DNA window includes the following coding sequences:
- a CDS encoding PP0621 family protein, which translates to MGLPRLIILGIIIGLGIWLWRRLNSSIGSSKKNSPVLSMVRCAHCHVHLPENRAIQDKQLWYCSTAHLQQGPKARD; encoded by the coding sequence ATGGGCTTACCTCGTTTAATTATACTGGGCATTATTATTGGTCTAGGCATATGGCTGTGGCGCCGCTTAAACAGCAGTATCGGCAGCAGCAAAAAAAACTCGCCGGTATTAAGTATGGTACGTTGCGCGCATTGTCACGTGCATTTACCAGAAAACCGCGCCATCCAAGACAAACAGCTCTGGTATTGCAGCACAGCACACCTGCAACAAGGGCCCAAAGCCCGTGACTAA
- the ispC gene encoding 1-deoxy-D-xylulose-5-phosphate reductoisomerase, with translation MHQLQQVTVLGATGSIGSSTLDVISRHPERYQVFALTAHARIGELQTLCLRFRPRFAVVADAAQAQRLQSDLRNAGLATEVLAGPQGLCEVAAHPDVDAVMAAIVGAAGLESAMAAVQAGKKILLANKEALVMSGALFMHAVREHGAQLLPIDSEHNAIFQCLPCNYADGLAPVGVRRILLTASGGPFRNSSYAELERVTPAQACAHPNWSMGQKISVDSATMMNKGLELIEACWLFAARPEQVEVVIHPQSVIHSLVDYVDGSMLAQLGNPDMRTPIAHAMAWPERISSGVAPLDLCALARMDFVAPDLERFSCLRLAIEAAQAGASAPIVLNAANEIAVQAFLHGRIRFTQIPQLIEDVLNMQQASSVQSLEQVVEVDLRARQYANTWLTKQSGSIGIGL, from the coding sequence GTGCATCAACTACAGCAGGTCACAGTGTTAGGTGCGACGGGTTCAATCGGTAGCAGTACCCTTGATGTGATCAGCCGGCACCCAGAGCGCTATCAAGTCTTTGCGTTAACCGCGCATGCACGCATCGGTGAGTTACAAACGTTGTGCTTGCGCTTCCGTCCACGTTTTGCGGTAGTGGCTGATGCAGCGCAAGCCCAGCGTTTGCAGAGCGATCTGCGTAATGCAGGCTTGGCAACTGAGGTGTTAGCGGGGCCGCAGGGCTTATGTGAAGTAGCCGCGCACCCTGATGTAGATGCGGTGATGGCAGCGATTGTCGGTGCCGCCGGTTTAGAGTCAGCAATGGCTGCGGTACAGGCTGGCAAGAAAATTCTTTTGGCCAATAAAGAAGCTCTAGTTATGTCTGGCGCATTGTTTATGCATGCGGTGCGCGAGCATGGCGCACAATTGCTGCCAATTGACAGTGAACATAATGCAATTTTCCAGTGTCTACCATGCAACTATGCAGACGGTTTAGCGCCGGTTGGCGTGCGGCGTATATTGTTAACTGCCTCGGGTGGGCCGTTTCGTAATAGCAGCTATGCTGAGTTAGAGCGCGTTACACCTGCGCAAGCGTGCGCCCATCCAAATTGGTCAATGGGGCAAAAAATCTCTGTTGATTCCGCCACCATGATGAATAAGGGTTTAGAGCTGATTGAAGCCTGCTGGCTGTTTGCCGCACGTCCTGAGCAAGTTGAAGTGGTGATTCATCCGCAAAGCGTGATTCATTCGCTGGTTGATTATGTGGATGGCTCAATGTTAGCGCAGTTGGGCAATCCCGATATGCGCACCCCGATTGCCCATGCCATGGCTTGGCCTGAGCGCATTAGCTCGGGTGTAGCACCGCTAGATTTATGTGCTTTAGCGCGTATGGATTTTGTTGCACCTGATTTAGAACGTTTTTCCTGTTTGCGTTTGGCTATTGAGGCGGCACAGGCGGGCGCGAGTGCACCGATTGTGCTCAATGCGGCTAATGAGATTGCAGTGCAAGCGTTCTTACACGGGCGCATTCGCTTTACCCAAATTCCACAATTGATTGAAGATGTATTGAATATGCAGCAGGCCAGCTCCGTGCAGAGTCTTGAGCAAGTGGTTGAAGTGGATCTGCGCGCGCGTCAATATGCTAATACGTGGTTAACTAAGCAATCAGGCAGTATAGGTATAGGTTTATGA
- the rseP gene encoding RIP metalloprotease RseP, protein MSGLYMLLGTLITLGVLVTIHEYGHFWVARRCGVKVLRFSIGFGTPIVRWHDRHGTEFVVAMIPLGGYVKMLDEREAPVDEAQHSECFNRKTVRQRIAIVAAGPAANFILAFALFWCVAMLGSQQVRPVIGEVVADSLVQRAGLHSGQEIIAVDGQAVSGWGDVNLKLIQRLGDSGSLRIDAKSAGNTVASSYTVTLDKWLYGADAPNPISELGIEPWRPRVSAVVAQLDPEGPAQYAGLQLNDKIVAIDDQAVTDWQTVVNYVQARPDTKIELSIERAGQLTEVQVMLSAQATDTGRRGYLGMGVSGGEWPAEMLREVRFGPLEAVIEGAQRTWTMSALTLGSLKKMLFGELSVKNLSGPITIAKVAGASAESGLRSLLSFMAYLSISLGVLNLLPIPVLDGGHLLFYFAELVRGRPLSERIQGYGMQIGIALVICVMLLAVINDLARL, encoded by the coding sequence ATGAGTGGTTTGTATATGTTGCTGGGCACCTTGATCACGCTTGGTGTTTTGGTAACCATCCATGAATACGGTCATTTTTGGGTGGCACGCCGCTGTGGGGTCAAGGTTTTACGCTTCTCCATTGGTTTTGGCACGCCTATAGTGCGCTGGCATGATCGGCATGGCACGGAGTTTGTGGTTGCTATGATCCCGCTGGGTGGCTATGTGAAAATGCTTGATGAGCGTGAAGCACCGGTGGATGAGGCGCAGCATAGTGAGTGTTTTAATCGAAAAACTGTTAGGCAGCGTATTGCGATTGTAGCTGCGGGCCCAGCGGCCAATTTTATTCTAGCCTTTGCGTTGTTTTGGTGTGTTGCCATGCTGGGCAGTCAGCAAGTTAGGCCGGTGATCGGTGAGGTGGTTGCTGATAGCTTAGTGCAGCGTGCTGGCTTGCACAGTGGTCAAGAAATTATTGCCGTGGATGGTCAAGCTGTCTCTGGCTGGGGTGATGTCAATTTAAAGCTAATCCAGCGCCTTGGTGATAGCGGTAGTTTGCGTATTGATGCCAAGTCAGCAGGTAATACAGTTGCCAGTAGCTACACGGTTACGCTGGATAAATGGCTGTATGGTGCAGATGCCCCCAACCCTATCAGTGAGCTGGGTATTGAGCCTTGGCGACCACGTGTTTCTGCTGTTGTTGCGCAGCTTGATCCTGAAGGGCCAGCGCAGTATGCAGGCCTACAACTCAATGACAAAATTGTTGCAATTGACGATCAGGCAGTCACTGATTGGCAGACAGTGGTCAATTATGTACAAGCGCGCCCCGATACAAAGATAGAATTGAGCATCGAACGTGCAGGGCAGTTGACTGAAGTGCAAGTTATGTTGAGCGCGCAGGCGACTGATACAGGCAGGCGTGGCTATTTAGGCATGGGTGTCAGCGGTGGTGAATGGCCGGCAGAGATGCTTCGAGAGGTGCGCTTTGGCCCGCTTGAGGCCGTGATTGAAGGTGCGCAGCGTACGTGGACAATGAGTGCTTTGACACTTGGCTCGCTAAAAAAGATGCTGTTTGGCGAACTCTCAGTAAAAAACTTGAGCGGACCGATAACCATTGCTAAAGTGGCGGGCGCTTCGGCTGAAAGTGGCCTAAGAAGCTTGTTGAGTTTTATGGCTTACTTAAGTATCAGTCTGGGCGTACTTAATTTATTACCAATTCCTGTGCTTGATGGTGGACATCTGTTATTTTACTTTGCAGAGTTGGTACGCGGTC
- a CDS encoding mechanosensitive ion channel family protein, with the protein MQEEVLSWLAVFNQYPQLETLVAVLVLILIAGLANWLVKHVLVRGFYTVLGRIGGAQTQDFGVVKRLSHIVPALIISSSVGIIPGLPDAAVAVVKNVTGGFIILTIALALGAILEVVNLLYMRRRNAYLKPIKGYIQVIKIVIYAIASILIVATLIDRSPLILLSGLGAMAAVLMLIFQDTLLSLVASVQISSGDLIRVGDWVEMPQLNADGDVIDIALHTVKIQNFDKTITTIPTKRFISDSFKNWRGMQESGGRRIKRSLFIDQHSIHFLSKEELEHLKRFNLLDGYFDNKINELNKWNEAHVKSRSGDSLDSRRLTNIGTFRAYIDFYIRNHPGIHQHGMTLMVRQLSPTSEGLPIEIYCFTNTVIWTEYEGIQSDIFDHLLAIAPEFNLRVYQAPSGSDMRALGQQFSAKQQSL; encoded by the coding sequence ATGCAAGAAGAAGTGTTGTCTTGGCTCGCAGTTTTCAACCAATACCCACAGCTAGAAACACTGGTTGCCGTACTGGTTTTAATATTAATCGCAGGACTTGCCAACTGGCTGGTTAAACATGTTTTAGTGCGTGGCTTTTACACTGTATTGGGCCGTATAGGCGGCGCGCAGACACAAGACTTTGGTGTTGTTAAGCGTTTATCACATATCGTGCCTGCCTTAATTATCTCTTCCAGTGTAGGCATCATACCCGGCTTACCTGATGCGGCCGTGGCTGTGGTTAAAAATGTTACTGGCGGTTTTATAATTCTCACCATTGCTCTAGCCTTAGGTGCCATATTAGAAGTCGTTAACCTGCTGTACATGCGCCGCAGAAACGCTTATCTGAAGCCGATCAAGGGTTATATTCAAGTTATTAAAATCGTTATCTATGCGATTGCCAGCATTCTAATTGTCGCCACCCTCATTGATCGATCACCGCTGATCCTGCTATCCGGTCTGGGTGCGATGGCGGCAGTGTTAATGTTGATTTTCCAAGACACTCTGCTGTCTTTGGTGGCAAGCGTACAAATATCCTCTGGCGACTTGATTCGTGTAGGCGACTGGGTTGAAATGCCACAACTCAATGCCGATGGTGATGTGATTGATATTGCTCTGCACACGGTAAAAATCCAGAATTTTGATAAGACCATCACCACCATCCCCACCAAACGCTTCATCAGTGACTCATTTAAAAACTGGCGTGGCATGCAAGAAAGCGGTGGCCGCCGGATCAAACGCAGCCTATTTATTGACCAACACAGCATTCACTTCTTAAGCAAAGAAGAACTTGAACACTTGAAGCGTTTTAACCTGCTAGACGGCTATTTTGATAACAAAATTAATGAGCTGAACAAGTGGAATGAAGCGCATGTAAAATCACGCAGCGGGGATTCTTTAGACTCGCGCAGGCTCACTAATATTGGCACATTCAGAGCTTACATTGATTTTTATATTCGCAACCACCCTGGTATCCACCAGCATGGCATGACTTTAATGGTACGCCAGCTCAGCCCTACTTCAGAAGGTTTGCCAATAGAGATTTACTGCTTTACCAATACCGTTATTTGGACAGAGTACGAGGGTATTCAGTCAGATATTTTTGACCACCTATTGGCTATTGCACCTGAATTTAACTTGCGCGTCTACCAAGCGCCGAGCGGCTCAGACATGCGTGCCCTAGGTCAACAGTTCAGTGCTAAGCAGCAGAGCCTATAA
- the rpsB gene encoding 30S ribosomal protein S2, with the protein MTEQVTMREMLKAGVHFGHQTRYWNPKMGKYIFGARNKIHIVNLEKTLPMFNDAMSFIEKLATGKNKILFVGTKRSASKIIKEQAVRCNMPYVDHRWLGGMLTNYKTIRDSIKRLRDLETQAEDGTFEKLTKKEALMRTRDLEKLERSIGGIKNMGGLPDAMFVVDVDHERIAISEANKLGIPVIGVVDTNSSPEGVDYIIPGNDDAIRAIQLYLGTAADCVLRARQGSATTAEEFVEVVEG; encoded by the coding sequence ATGACTGAACAAGTCACTATGCGCGAAATGTTAAAAGCTGGTGTGCACTTCGGACACCAAACTCGCTACTGGAATCCAAAAATGGGTAAGTACATTTTTGGCGCGCGCAATAAGATTCACATTGTGAACTTAGAGAAAACCTTACCTATGTTCAATGACGCAATGTCGTTCATTGAGAAATTAGCAACAGGTAAAAACAAGATTTTATTTGTTGGTACTAAGCGTTCAGCCAGCAAAATTATTAAAGAGCAAGCAGTACGCTGCAACATGCCTTATGTTGATCACCGCTGGTTAGGTGGTATGTTGACCAACTACAAAACCATCCGTGATTCGATCAAGCGTTTGCGTGATTTAGAAACACAAGCAGAAGATGGCACCTTTGAAAAGCTCACTAAAAAAGAAGCTTTAATGCGTACGCGTGATCTAGAAAAACTAGAGCGCAGCATCGGTGGTATTAAAAACATGGGCGGTTTGCCTGATGCAATGTTTGTGGTTGACGTTGATCACGAGCGCATTGCTATTAGCGAAGCGAACAAGCTAGGTATCCCGGTAATCGGTGTTGTTGATACCAATAGCAGCCCTGAAGGTGTTGATTACATTATTCCTGGTAATGACGATGCAATCCGTGCCATCCAGTTGTACCTAGGTACAGCTGCTGATTGCGTATTGCGCGCGCGCCAAGGCAGTGCAACAACTGCTGAAGAGTTTGTTGAAGTGGTTGAGGGCTAA
- the pyrH gene encoding UMP kinase, producing the protein MAQQVGGRQPRYKRILLKLSGEALMGAEDFGIDPKVLDRMALEIGQLIGIGVQVGLVIGGGNLFRGAALSASGMDRVTGDHMGMLATVMNSLAMRDALERSNIPALVMSAISMVGVTDHYDRRKAMGHLKQGKVVIFSAGTGNPFFTTDSAGCLRGIEINADVVLKATKVDGVYTADPLKDPNAEKFDHLTYDEVLDRKLEVMDLTAIFLCRDHNMPLRVFNMNKPGALLNVVLGGAEGTLIEESKQ; encoded by the coding sequence ATGGCCCAACAGGTCGGTGGACGCCAACCGCGCTATAAACGAATTTTACTAAAACTCAGTGGTGAGGCCTTAATGGGCGCTGAGGATTTTGGTATTGATCCTAAAGTGCTGGACCGCATGGCTTTAGAGATTGGTCAGTTGATTGGTATTGGTGTGCAAGTTGGTTTAGTGATCGGTGGCGGTAACTTATTCCGTGGTGCTGCATTGTCTGCATCCGGTATGGACCGTGTGACTGGCGACCATATGGGTATGTTAGCGACAGTAATGAACTCTTTAGCGATGCGTGATGCTTTGGAGCGCTCAAATATCCCTGCTTTAGTGATGTCGGCCATTTCTATGGTTGGGGTGACTGATCATTATGACCGCCGCAAAGCAATGGGGCATTTAAAACAAGGGAAAGTCGTTATTTTTTCTGCGGGTACCGGTAACCCGTTCTTTACCACAGACTCGGCAGGTTGCTTGCGTGGAATTGAAATCAATGCTGATGTAGTTCTTAAGGCAACTAAAGTCGATGGCGTATATACTGCCGATCCCCTTAAAGATCCGAACGCAGAAAAGTTTGATCACTTAACGTATGACGAAGTGTTGGATCGTAAGCTCGAAGTAATGGACTTAACAGCCATTTTCTTGTGCCGTGATCATAATATGCCGTTACGGGTTTTTAATATGAATAAGCCAGGCGCACTGCTCAATGTTGTTTTAGGCGGCGCGGAAGGCACCCTGATCGAGGAAAGTAAGCAATGA
- a CDS encoding phosphatidate cytidylyltransferase, translated as MLKQRIITALWLAPLALVGFFALQGFAFLAFISVIVGLAGWEWAHLAGYHTQGQRIAYAVLVAVTLMMLSKMSALIMPLLYLAAVWWLLALVMVLNFPKSIAFWGGNLGKRIMGLIILLPAGLGLLLLKALPQGNMLILSLMLLVWGADIGAYFFGRAFGKRKMVPRVSPGKSWAGLFGGLLTSLCITLGLLIYLQIPLSQLLPLLMGATLVVLFSVLGDLTESMFKRQAGIKDSSQLLPGHGGVLDRIDSLTAAAPIFALLLLLSGWVLP; from the coding sequence ATGCTCAAACAACGAATAATAACCGCTTTATGGCTGGCGCCTTTGGCGTTAGTAGGTTTTTTCGCTTTGCAAGGTTTTGCTTTTTTAGCGTTTATTAGTGTGATCGTCGGGCTTGCCGGTTGGGAATGGGCACATCTAGCGGGTTATCACACGCAAGGGCAGCGTATTGCTTATGCTGTGCTTGTTGCTGTTACCTTAATGATGCTGAGTAAAATGAGTGCATTGATAATGCCGCTCCTTTATCTTGCTGCTGTGTGGTGGTTGCTTGCGCTTGTTATGGTGCTTAATTTCCCCAAGAGCATTGCTTTTTGGGGTGGCAACCTCGGTAAGCGCATCATGGGTTTAATTATCTTGCTGCCGGCAGGCTTGGGCTTGCTGCTGTTAAAAGCCTTGCCGCAAGGCAATATGCTGATTTTAAGTTTAATGTTGCTGGTTTGGGGTGCTGATATTGGCGCTTACTTCTTTGGCCGTGCGTTTGGTAAGCGTAAAATGGTGCCGCGCGTCAGCCCTGGTAAAAGCTGGGCGGGGTTGTTTGGTGGCTTACTGACCAGCTTGTGCATAACGTTAGGCTTGCTCATCTATTTACAAATTCCGTTGAGCCAGCTGCTGCCTCTATTGATGGGTGCTACGCTGGTGGTGTTATTTTCTGTGTTGGGCGATTTAACTGAAAGCATGTTTAAGCGGCAAGCTGGGATCAAGGACAGCAGTCAGTTGTTGCCGGGTCATGGTGGCGTCTTAGATCGAATTGATAGCCTCACTGCAGCTGCGCCAATTTTTGCTTTATTGTTGTTACTTAGCGGTTGGGTTCTGCCTTGA
- the frr gene encoding ribosome recycling factor translates to MINEIKKDAQARMHKSIESLQTAFAKIRTGRAHPGILDSVMVPYYGSDTPLNQVANVTVEDSRTLALTVFDKSMTQAVEKAILVSDLGLNPATSGTTIRVPMPALTEETRKNYTRQARQESENARVAVRNIRRDALAQLKDLVKEKEISEDEERRAADEIQKLTDTAVDSVDKLLAAKETDLMAV, encoded by the coding sequence ATGATCAATGAGATCAAAAAAGATGCACAGGCGCGTATGCACAAGTCGATTGAGTCGCTACAGACTGCTTTTGCAAAAATTCGCACAGGTCGTGCTCATCCAGGTATTTTAGATTCAGTGATGGTGCCTTATTACGGCAGCGACACCCCCTTGAATCAAGTGGCTAACGTGACAGTTGAGGATTCACGTACCTTGGCGCTCACGGTATTTGATAAAAGCATGACGCAAGCGGTTGAGAAAGCCATATTAGTCTCTGATTTAGGATTGAATCCAGCGACCTCAGGTACCACCATTCGTGTGCCTATGCCTGCTTTAACTGAAGAAACACGTAAAAACTACACTCGACAAGCGCGTCAAGAGAGTGAGAACGCACGTGTTGCAGTACGTAATATTCGTCGTGATGCTTTAGCGCAACTGAAGGACTTGGTTAAAGAAAAAGAAATCAGCGAGGACGAAGAACGCCGTGCGGCAGATGAAATCCAAAAGCTTACTGATACTGCGGTGGATAGTGTTGATAAGCTGTTAGCAGCGAAAGAAACTGATTTGATGGCGGTGTGA
- the uppS gene encoding polyprenyl diphosphate synthase has product MSKTTQALQDIVPRHVAIIMDGNNRWAKKRFLPGVAGHKAGVDAVRAVIEVCAEAGVEVLTLFAFSSENWQRPEAEVGALMELFLVALRRESKKLDQNGIRLRIIGDRSRFHSELQLAIEEAEQRTAHHSKFLLQVAANYGGQWDIVQAAQQLARSVQRGELEPEDISTERLQSCLSTAPQPQPDLCIRTGGERRISNFLLWQLAYSELYFSNLYWPDFKHQAMRDALADFSSRQRRFGKTSEQVAVEGRTSCSNNE; this is encoded by the coding sequence ATGAGCAAAACAACGCAGGCGCTGCAGGATATTGTCCCGCGCCATGTTGCGATTATTATGGATGGAAATAATCGCTGGGCTAAAAAGCGTTTTTTACCTGGTGTTGCTGGGCATAAAGCTGGCGTTGATGCTGTTCGAGCGGTAATCGAAGTCTGTGCTGAGGCGGGCGTTGAGGTGCTGACCTTGTTTGCCTTCTCGAGTGAGAATTGGCAGCGCCCAGAGGCTGAAGTTGGCGCTTTGATGGAGTTGTTTTTAGTGGCTTTACGTCGCGAATCAAAAAAACTCGATCAAAATGGCATTCGTTTGCGCATAATCGGTGATCGCTCACGCTTTCATTCTGAGTTGCAATTGGCTATTGAAGAGGCCGAGCAGCGCACTGCACATCACTCCAAGTTTCTCTTACAAGTGGCCGCCAACTATGGTGGACAGTGGGATATTGTTCAAGCTGCTCAGCAGTTAGCACGCTCAGTGCAGCGTGGTGAGCTCGAGCCGGAAGATATCAGTACTGAACGTCTACAGAGTTGTTTAAGTACGGCGCCACAGCCACAGCCTGATTTGTGTATCCGTACAGGTGGTGAGCGCCGTATCAGCAATTTTTTATTGTGGCAGTTAGCCTACAGTGAGCTGTACTTCTCAAATCTATATTGGCCTGACTTTAAGCATCAAGCGATGCGTGACGCATTGGCAGACTTTTCATCACGACAGCGTCGTTTTGGTAAAACCAGCGAACAAGTTGCTGTTGAAGGACGTACATCATGCTCAAACAACGAATAA
- the xseA gene encoding exodeoxyribonuclease VII large subunit: MLTDPFQRLGLDREILSVSQLNQRARTLLEDVFPHVWVEGELSNIARPVSGHVYFTLKDRNAQVRCAIFRQQASRVRDLLRDGLLVRVRGRVSLYEGRGDYQMILDSVEAAGDGALRLAFEALKNALQAEGLFAQERKRALPQYPQRIGVITSPSGAVLHDIVSVFARRAPHVQLTLIPTAVQGHAATTQIVQALALADRAQYDALILARGGGSLEDLWCFNEQAVARAIANCQTPIVSAIGHEIDISISDFVADVRAPTPSAAAELLAPDRSELLQQLRNSERQLGLRTNEALTRKRIQLQHLRQRLRHPRERLQQHSQRLDDLSLRLTRAMQACLQRRKQSVKHLHARLAVQHSQESISAYQLQLNTLRQRLARASKYNLNQAKQSLHSLLQTLQAVSPLATLERGYSILSSTDEQQVISSINAVQLGQTLHARLADGYLTLRIEDITAKQNN, translated from the coding sequence ATGCTTACTGATCCTTTCCAGCGCCTAGGGCTTGACCGAGAAATCCTCAGCGTTAGCCAACTCAATCAACGTGCGCGCACCCTTCTCGAAGATGTTTTCCCGCACGTCTGGGTTGAGGGCGAATTGTCTAATATTGCCAGACCTGTATCAGGGCATGTGTATTTCACTTTAAAAGACCGCAATGCCCAAGTACGCTGCGCTATCTTTAGACAACAAGCCAGCCGCGTGCGCGACCTGCTGCGTGATGGCTTGCTGGTACGCGTGCGTGGTCGCGTCTCCTTATATGAGGGCCGCGGCGACTACCAGATGATTCTCGATAGCGTCGAAGCTGCCGGTGACGGTGCTTTACGCTTAGCGTTTGAAGCGCTAAAAAATGCGCTGCAAGCCGAAGGCTTATTTGCCCAAGAGCGTAAGCGTGCTTTACCACAATACCCGCAGCGGATTGGAGTGATTACCTCGCCTTCTGGCGCAGTACTGCATGATATTGTCAGTGTCTTTGCACGACGCGCACCGCATGTGCAGCTCACCCTGATTCCAACTGCAGTACAAGGCCATGCCGCTACCACTCAGATTGTTCAAGCGCTAGCCCTAGCAGATCGCGCTCAATACGATGCGCTGATTTTGGCGCGTGGCGGTGGCTCTCTGGAAGACCTTTGGTGCTTCAACGAGCAAGCAGTAGCCCGTGCCATTGCTAACTGCCAAACGCCCATTGTGAGTGCGATTGGACACGAAATAGATATCTCTATCAGTGATTTTGTTGCTGATGTACGTGCACCCACCCCCTCCGCTGCTGCTGAGCTGCTAGCGCCGGACCGCTCTGAGTTACTTCAGCAACTGCGCAACAGTGAACGCCAACTGGGCTTGCGCACCAACGAAGCGCTCACCCGCAAGCGTATCCAACTGCAACACTTGCGTCAGCGTTTACGTCATCCACGGGAACGCCTGCAGCAACACAGTCAGCGCCTCGATGATTTAAGCCTGCGTTTAACAAGGGCCATGCAGGCTTGCCTGCAACGGCGCAAGCAAAGCGTTAAGCATCTGCATGCGCGACTTGCCGTGCAACACTCGCAGGAATCAATTTCAGCATATCAACTGCAACTAAACACTTTACGGCAACGCTTGGCTCGCGCCTCAAAGTACAACTTAAATCAGGCAAAGCAGAGTCTGCACAGCTTGCTACAAACCTTACAGGCGGTCAGCCCCTTGGCGACACTGGAGCGGGGTTATAGCATTCTCAGCTCTACAGATGAACAGCAGGTCATCTCAAGCATCAACGCAGTGCAGCTTGGGCAAACGCTGCACGCGCGCTTAGCCGATGGTTACTTAACCTTGCGTATAGAAGATATAACCGCAAAACAAAACAATTAG
- the tsf gene encoding translation elongation factor Ts encodes MTQITAAMVKELRERTGQGMMDCKKALEVAGGDIEKAIDDMRAAGAIKAAKKAGNIAAEGSIAVKVADDNKSAVIIEVNSQTDFLALQEDFKGFVANSLEAAFADKSLDVAALVAAQEPAREALVAKCGENVNIRRLTRVEGDVVGAYLHGHRIGVVVALTGGDAELAKDVAMHVAASNPQFLDPTQVSDEAIAKEKEIFMALNEEKIKGKPDNIVENMVAGRIKKFLAESSLVEQPFIKNPEITVGQLVKQAGATVESFVRFEVGEGIDRGEVDFAAEVAAQLAASKK; translated from the coding sequence ATGACTCAGATCACTGCCGCTATGGTAAAAGAACTGCGTGAGCGTACTGGCCAAGGCATGATGGATTGCAAAAAAGCCTTAGAAGTGGCTGGCGGCGACATCGAAAAAGCCATTGATGACATGCGTGCTGCAGGTGCAATTAAAGCGGCTAAGAAAGCCGGAAACATTGCAGCTGAAGGTTCTATCGCCGTTAAAGTAGCTGATGACAACAAAAGCGCAGTAATCATTGAAGTGAACTCACAAACAGACTTTTTGGCTCTGCAAGAAGACTTTAAAGGTTTTGTGGCGAACAGTTTGGAAGCAGCGTTTGCTGATAAGAGCTTAGATGTTGCTGCCCTAGTTGCAGCACAAGAACCAGCGCGTGAAGCTTTGGTTGCTAAGTGCGGTGAGAACGTTAATATTCGCCGTCTAACGCGTGTTGAAGGTGATGTGGTTGGCGCTTATCTGCACGGACACCGTATTGGTGTTGTCGTTGCATTGACCGGTGGTGATGCTGAACTGGCTAAAGATGTTGCGATGCACGTTGCTGCCAGCAACCCTCAGTTCCTCGATCCAACACAGGTTTCTGATGAAGCTATTGCTAAAGAAAAAGAAATCTTTATGGCGCTGAACGAAGAAAAGATCAAAGGTAAGCCAGACAACATCGTTGAAAATATGGTTGCTGGCCGTATCAAGAAGTTCTTGGCGGAATCGAGCTTAGTTGAGCAGCCTTTCATTAAAAACCCAGAAATCACTGTTGGTCAGCTGGTAAAACAAGCGGGCGCAACTGTTGAGTCTTTTGTGCGTTTTGAAGTGGGTGAAGGTATTGATCGTGGCGAAGTTGACTTCGCTGCAGAAGTTGCTGCCCAGTTAGCTGCTTCAAAAAAATAA